ACTATGTATTGCGTTTTTTGCCATTTCCCAGAATTCTTACCGGGTAAAATCACAATACGTTAAATCAGAAAGTTCAAATGCAGGCCTTATGAAGGCGGCGGATTTAGAACCTGTTAAACCTCCGGCAATCACAAGTGCCCCTTTTGTACGCCCAACACCACCAATAGGTCGCGAAATCGTTACGTGTGACTCGATCGGACACTCAGCCAATGGTTATAGTTATGGCTATGGTGGTGGACAAAAAACCATTGTCTGGGTCGATAATGCACTCAACACCTTTGTTAACCTGCACAGGGAAGTCGGCGGATCTCCTAACTATTCAGGAAATCTGGATATTGACATTTCTTACGACCGTGGTGAAAACTTCCTGGTTGACCAGAGGATTTACACCGCCACCGTTCCAGGAGGAACTTATTATCTTGATGCTGCCCGTTATCCACAAGGAGCTATTTACAATCCTCCAGGAAACACTGATCCGGCAAATGCTTACTATGCGTACTTTGCACCAAATCTCGACGGTTCCAATCAGGCAGCTGGCTGGGGAGGGTATAGCTTTGGCGTTTCTAACCTGGTTGATTTCACGGATACCACCAAACACTTACGGTCATCTGATCCGACTGATGGTTTATATCAGGATGTTCCGGATGGTTACGCCATGACCAAGCAGGGCGTATCACTCGTTGTTGACAGATTAGTTGACTGGTCTTCTACTGGTGTATATCTTGGTGCAAATCTTGTATCCCGGGGCGTTTGGAATACCGCCTCAAACGATTTTGAATATGACTGGTTTACCCTCGATGCGCCTGTCCCTCCTGACTCATTGTTTTGTCCTGCTGACCATCGTTGTGCCTTTGCACCTGACGGCCAGACCGGCTATATCGTTATAATTACTGACGACCTATCTGTTGAATTTAGCTACCGCGATTTTTATCCTGTCATTTATAAAACGACCGATGGCGGGGAAAATTGGGAAGACCCCATTGGTGTGCAGCTTGGCGGTGACGATGGTATCCCTGAGATCGTCGATGAATTTTTATCCGATGATGAGATTAATGCCCTCTGGACGGTACCTCCCGCACGTGAAGATATCCACTATACCACCGCTTTTGACTGCGACATTGTGGTCGACGCCAGCGGAAATCCACACATCGCAGTGGTCGTTGGCATGTCTAATTATTATCACGGAGATGGTGCGCCATATGCTATCATATCCGGATTCAATCCTCCTTATGATACAATTTTCGTCCTTTCTGCTTATGATATCTACTCACCCGATGGCGGGCAGACATGGCGTGCGTTCTGGTGTGGCGACATCAAAATGCTACGTGGGGAATACCCTGATGGACAACAAGATTATACCGAAGATAGCCGTCCTCAGGCCTCCATTACAGAAGATGGCACGAAAGTTTTCATCTCCTGGCTGGATACCCGCTATGATCAAGCCCTCAGCAACAACTATCCTGATATTTACAGCCGTGGCATTGATATCGGTAATTATAAGATGACCGAAGCACCTGTTAACGTTACCGAATATTCACTGGCCTGGCT
The nucleotide sequence above comes from Bacteroidota bacterium. Encoded proteins:
- a CDS encoding T9SS type A sorting domain-containing protein, whose product is MKAADLEPVKPPAITSAPFVRPTPPIGREIVTCDSIGHSANGYSYGYGGGQKTIVWVDNALNTFVNLHREVGGSPNYSGNLDIDISYDRGENFLVDQRIYTATVPGGTYYLDAARYPQGAIYNPPGNTDPANAYYAYFAPNLDGSNQAAGWGGYSFGVSNLVDFTDTTKHLRSSDPTDGLYQDVPDGYAMTKQGVSLVVDRLVDWSSTGVYLGANLVSRGVWNTASNDFEYDWFTLDAPVPPDSLFCPADHRCAFAPDGQTGYIVIITDDLSVEFSYRDFYPVIYKTTDGGENWEDPIGVQLGGDDGIPEIVDEFLSDDEINALWTVPPAREDIHYTTAFDCDIVVDASGNPHIAVVVGMSNYYHGDGAPYAIISGFNPPYDTIFVLSAYDIYSPDGGQTWRAFWCGDIKMLRGEYPDGQQDYTEDSRPQASITEDGTKVFISWLDTRYDQALSNNYPDIYSRGIDIGNYKMTEAPVNVTEYSLAWLAANFFCAPYNVFEDNGTYTIPFTYEHLIGNDAAQPVTYWYIKDFSYIDDDFTKVIPGGLMADAGSNGVMCEGGSYSLTGSAIGYDYLEWTTSGDGTFDDPTILEPFYTPGPDDNATGSVILILTAYKNSGESASDDMILTIKPAPVADAGDPGEICAGQSYTNTTATAEHYSSLLWSTSGDGTFDDGTILLPTYTPGANDITNGTVTLTLKAQGVFPCGFVTSGMILTILPLPGIPGIPAGPDFVDPTITPTSEYTIAEVPNATSYTWDLQPAEAGSISGTSATATVTWNEYTGLAYVKVKGVNSCGESDFSEPVIITVWTEGIDELNASRITITPNPNTGEFILNLVSRENALMQVRIMDAMGNVIYNENNIPVLQTLVKKITLSSIREGVYLMLINDGKTTVAKKFVIQK